A genomic stretch from Streptomyces sp. QL37 includes:
- a CDS encoding GNAT family N-acetyltransferase, producing MSIPPAGAAEVVVPVLVRDLTPADLPACAWSGSATHLAHVAHELERAAAGEVDYLAVRTPAGLPVAIGGVDYQAEAGAGTLWQLAVLPALQSCGFGTVLIRAAEDRIRSRGLRRAELGVEESNPRARALYERLGYVAYGRQPDSWDVETPDGSLRRYETMCTLMRKGLT from the coding sequence ATGAGCATCCCGCCGGCCGGTGCGGCCGAGGTCGTCGTCCCCGTCCTCGTACGTGATCTGACGCCCGCCGACCTGCCGGCCTGCGCCTGGTCCGGTTCGGCGACCCATCTGGCCCACGTGGCCCATGAGCTGGAGCGCGCGGCGGCCGGCGAGGTGGACTACCTCGCGGTCCGCACCCCGGCCGGTCTTCCGGTGGCGATCGGCGGCGTCGACTATCAGGCCGAGGCCGGCGCCGGCACGCTGTGGCAGCTCGCGGTGCTCCCGGCCCTCCAGTCGTGCGGCTTTGGCACCGTGCTCATCCGCGCCGCGGAGGACCGCATCAGGTCACGCGGCCTGCGGCGTGCGGAACTCGGGGTGGAGGAGAGCAACCCACGCGCCCGGGCGCTGTACGAACGCCTGGGTTACGTGGCCTACGGCAGGCAGCCGGACTCCTGGGACGTGGAGACGCCGGACGGATCCCTGCGCCGGTACGAGACCATGTGCACGCTGATGCGGAAGGGCCTGACGTAG
- a CDS encoding GNAT family N-acetyltransferase, whose product MIDRPQPATGFGIRAADTDDRAEIDRLYEICVRTAAAGEDATETFEAPRLPGEIFVGPYLRYAPELAWVLAQADQPASGYVLGVADTASFEQTLEREWWPALRDRYDPEAVREGTADARAWEWITHPPTAPAELAAAYPAHLHIDLLPEAQGGGDGSRLIRTLLGALRARGVRGVHLGVGKANTRAIGFYRHLGFERLTEGPGSLTLGMDLRA is encoded by the coding sequence GTGATCGATCGTCCGCAACCGGCCACAGGGTTCGGGATCCGCGCCGCCGACACGGACGACAGGGCTGAGATCGACCGGCTCTACGAGATCTGCGTACGAACGGCGGCGGCAGGCGAGGACGCGACCGAGACGTTCGAGGCCCCGCGCCTTCCGGGCGAGATCTTCGTCGGCCCCTACCTGCGGTACGCACCCGAGCTCGCCTGGGTCCTCGCCCAGGCGGACCAGCCTGCCTCGGGGTACGTCCTCGGCGTCGCCGACACGGCGTCGTTCGAGCAGACCCTCGAACGGGAGTGGTGGCCCGCCCTTCGGGACCGCTACGACCCGGAAGCCGTCCGCGAGGGCACGGCGGATGCCCGGGCCTGGGAGTGGATCACCCATCCCCCCACCGCCCCGGCCGAACTGGCGGCCGCGTACCCCGCCCACCTGCATATCGATCTACTGCCAGAGGCTCAGGGTGGTGGCGACGGCTCCCGTCTGATCCGCACCCTGCTCGGTGCGTTGCGCGCGCGAGGCGTTCGCGGCGTCCACCTCGGAGTGGGGAAGGCGAACACGCGCGCGATCGGGTTCTACCGCCACCTGGGCTTCGAGCGACTCACCGAGGGACCCGGCTCGCTCACCCTGGGAATGGACCTGCGTGCCTGA
- a CDS encoding MerR family transcriptional regulator, which translates to MPDATDDDDLTVGQVSARLGVTVRALHHWDEIGLARPSLRTAAGYRLYSDADLERLHRIVVYRELGLGLDRIRAVLDDSAADVPGALRAQRTQVAARIARLQQLGAGLDRMIDAHERGLLLTAEQQAAVLGPTWNPDWAAEARQRYGATPQWLQYAERSASRGPEEWKAVVEAVAALDRALGDAMDAGVTPGSPEADRLVERHREVFASYFPLTRQMQVCLGRMYEADPGFAAHYDGIRTGLAAWFRRIVDASARAHGIDPDTATWQ; encoded by the coding sequence ATGCCTGATGCAACTGACGACGACGACCTGACCGTCGGGCAGGTCTCGGCGCGCCTGGGCGTGACAGTCCGCGCCCTGCACCACTGGGACGAGATCGGTCTGGCACGTCCGTCACTGCGCACGGCTGCCGGATACAGGCTCTACTCCGACGCTGATCTGGAACGTCTGCACCGCATCGTCGTCTACCGGGAGCTCGGTCTCGGGCTCGACAGGATTCGGGCGGTCCTGGACGACTCGGCCGCAGACGTGCCGGGCGCGCTCCGCGCGCAGCGCACCCAGGTCGCGGCGCGGATCGCCCGCCTCCAGCAGCTCGGCGCAGGGCTGGACCGGATGATCGACGCCCATGAGCGCGGCCTGTTGCTGACCGCCGAGCAGCAGGCCGCGGTCCTCGGCCCCACATGGAACCCGGACTGGGCCGCCGAAGCCCGTCAGCGCTACGGAGCGACGCCCCAGTGGCTGCAGTACGCCGAGCGCTCGGCCTCTCGCGGTCCCGAGGAATGGAAAGCAGTCGTCGAGGCCGTTGCCGCCCTCGACCGGGCCCTCGGAGACGCGATGGACGCGGGCGTCACACCTGGGAGCCCGGAGGCGGACCGACTCGTCGAGCGGCACCGCGAGGTCTTCGCTTCGTACTTCCCCCTCACCCGGCAGATGCAGGTCTGCCTCGGCCGCATGTATGAGGCCGATCCGGGATTCGCCGCCCACTACGACGGCATCCGCACCGGCCTTGCCGCGTGGTTCCGCCGGATCGTCGACGCCTCCGCGCGTGCCCACGGCATCGACCCCGACACCGCGACCTGGCAGTAG